In Carassius gibelio isolate Cgi1373 ecotype wild population from Czech Republic chromosome B20, carGib1.2-hapl.c, whole genome shotgun sequence, the following are encoded in one genomic region:
- the cbr4 gene encoding carbonyl reductase family member 4 — protein MSRLAVVCGGSRGIGRAVSQLLALRGHRVVVLSRNKEAAQVTAVSLPGENHLCLSCDVSKEEDIQRAFETISKTCGPVGYLVNAAGINRDALLLRSKSEDMLSVLHTNLLGSMLTCRGALRSMLSHGGAIVNIGSVVGVKGNSGQCVYSASKAGLEGFTRSLAKEVATRNIRVNLVAPGFIRTDMTAGLEKEDAVRRIPLGRFGEPAEVAHAVLFLLESPYITGQLLLVDGGLQLTL, from the exons ATGTCTAGACTGGCGGTTGTGTGCGGCGGTTCGCGTGGCATTGGGCGAGCAGTTTCTCAGCTGTTAGCACTGAGGGGTCATAGGGTTGTGGTATTGTCTAGGAATAAAGAGGCTGCACAGGTCACAGCTGTATCTCTCCCTGGAG aaaacCACTTGTGTCTAAGCTGTGATGTCTCTAAAGAAGAAGACATTCAGAGAGCATTTGAGACCATCAGTAAGACCTGTGGCCCTGTGGGATACCTGGTTAACGCTGCTGGCATCAACAG AGATGCATTGTTATTGAGGAGTAAATCTGAAGACATGCTCTCTGTTCTTCACACCAACCTGCtggggtcaatgctgacctgcagaGGCGCTCTACGGAGCATGCTCAGTCATGGAGGAGCTATTGTCAACATAG GCTCTGTGGTGGGTGTGAAGGGTAACTCTGGTCAGTGTGTGTACAGTGCCAGTAAAGCCGGACTGGAAGGATTCACACGCTCCCTGGCGAAGGAAGTTGCTACCCGGAATATACGAGTGAACTTAGTGGCTCCAG GATTCATTCGGACGGACATGACGGCAGGGCTGGAGAAGGAAGACGCGGTGAGAAGGATTCCACTGGGCCGTTTTGGGGAACCTGCAGAGGTGGCCCACGCTGTCCTTTTCCTCCTGGAGTCTCCTTATATCACAGGACAGCTTCTGCTCGTGGATGGAGGACTACAGCTGACACTGTGA
- the LOC127983808 gene encoding palladin isoform X7: MQTSTFNYARPKQFIAAQSPTTSGGPMGYSTQSSTSSSSSPLSPTPSHKPFSRVTLPLFQQQPSLSKGSSVESPSSPSFPPPPPPFLSSSTLSSPGGLPQDFPPPPPPPPPPVTSSPTRSDTSSPFTSTPQSPAGFLVSVLPATPPPPPVNALGLPKGNGTVALPRKSTPRTQRVISDSDIQGSKDAVIQDLERKLRFKEERLSNGQQRLTYEEKMARRLLGADNAATVFNTQQVEEEPVTQEGSSADSESVPQKEYKVSSFEQRLISEIEFRLERSPVEESDDDVQHDEDSPGEVAPFFDQKLKHYKVFEGMPVTFSCKVIGDPKPKVYWFKDGKQISKRSEHYRISRDPDGTCSLHTAAASLDDDGNYTVMAGNPAGRVSCTGRMMVQAVNQRGRSQRSTPGHIRRPRSRSRDSGDENENIQERHFRPHFLQAPGDLIVQEGKLCRMDCKVSGLPTPDLIWQLNGQTIRPDSSHKMLVRENGVHSLVIEPVTSRDAGVYTCIASNRAGQNSFNLELIVAAKEMHKAPCFIEKLQNTSVAEGHPVRLECRVSGVPFPQIFWKKENESFTHNTDRISMHQDNFGYLCMIIQPALKEDAGWYTVSAKNEAGIISSTARLDVHAQWQQTHTPKPKKVRPSASRYAALTERGLDVKAAFFPDSSPLLPGTLVESDDL; encoded by the exons ATGCAGACAAGCACCTTCAACTACGCCCGGCCCAAGCAGTTCATCGCTGCTCAGAGTCCCACAACAAGCGGGGGACCGATGGGATACAGCACGCAGTCCTCGACCTCCTCGAGCTCCAGTCCGCTGTCCCCCACACCGTCCCACAAACCTTTCAGCCGCGTCACCCTTCCGCTCTTCCAGCAGCAGCCATCACTGTCCAAAGGAAGCAGCGTGGAGTCTCCCAGCTCGCCTTCTTTCCCACCACCCCCTCCGCCCTTTCTCAGCTCCAGCACTCTATCCTCTCCTGGTGGCTTGCCACAGGACTTCCCTCCTCCACCTCCGCCGCCTCCTCCACCTGTCACATCAAGCCCCACTCGCTCAGACACCTCCTCACCCTTCACGTCCACTCCACAGTCCCCAGCCGGGTTTCTGGTGTCGGTGCTTCCGGCCACACCACCTCCACCACCAGTGAATGCATTGGGGCTGCCCAAGGGTAACGGCACAGT GGCTTTGCCACGCAAGTCTACACCCCGCACACAACGCGTCATCTCTGATTCAGATATCCAGGGCTCCAAAGATGCTGTCATACAAGACCTGGAGAGAAAACTACGCTTCAAAGAGGAGAGACTCAGCAATggacagcag AGGTTAACCTATGAGGAGAAGATGGCCCGCAGACTGCTGGGTGCTGACAATGCTGCCACAGTGTTTAACACGcagcaggtggaggaggagccaGTCACACAG GAAGGCAGCTCAGCTGACTCAGAGTCTGTCCCTCAAAAG GAGTATAAAGTGTCCAGCTTCGAGCAGCGGTTGATCAGCGAGATCGAGTTCCGTCTGGAGCGCTCGCCTGTGGAGGAATCTGACGatgacgttcagcatgatgaaGACAGTCCCGGAGAGGTCGCACCGTTCTTCGATCAGAAGCTCAAGCATTACAAAGTCTTCGAAGGAATGCCTGTGACCTTTAGCTGCAAGGTGATTGGAGACCCAAAGCCAAAG gTGTACTGGTTTAAAGACGGAAAGCAGATCTCAAAGCGCAGTGAACACTACCGTATCAGTCGTGATCCAGACGGCACATGTTCCCTGCACACAGCGGCTGCCTCGCTAGATGATGACGGGAACTACACTGTGATGGCAGGCAACCCGGCG GGGAGAGTGAGCTGTACTGGAAGGATGATGGTCCAGGCTGTGAACCAAAGGGGGAGAAGTCAGCGCTCCACACCTGGACACATCCGCAG ACCACGCTCAAGGTCCAGAGACAGCGGTGATGAGAATGAGAATATTCAGGAACGTCACTTCCGCCCTCATTTTCTGCAGGCCCCCGGTGACCTTATTGTGCAGGAGGGTAAACTCTGCCGCATGGACTGCAAG GTAAGTGGCCTGCCAACCCCTGACCTCATCTGGCAGCTGAATGGCCAGACCATCCGTCCAGACTCCTCCCACAAGATGCTTGTGAGGGAGAACGGGGTTCACTCATTGGTCATCGAGCCTGTCACTAGCAGAGATGCAGGAGTTTACACGTGCATCGCCAGCAACAGAGCGGGACAGAACTCATTCAACCTAGAGCTCATTGTTGCAG ccAAAGAGATGCATAAAGCTCCGTGTTTCATTGAGAAACTCCAGAACACAAGTGTGGCTGAGGGTCACCCAGTGCGTCTGGAGTGCCGTGTGTCTGGAGTCCCGTTCCCACAGATCTTCTGGAAGAAAGAGAACGAGTCCTTCACTCATAACACAGACAGGATAAG catgcaccaggACAACTTCGGTTACCTCTGTATGATCATCCAGCCGGCTCTGAAGGAAGACGCAGGCTGGTACACAGTTTCAGCTAAGAACGAAGCTGGCATCATCTCCAGTACGGCACGTCTCGACGTACACG CCCAGTGGCAGCAGACTCACACCCCGAAGCCCAAGAAGGTGCGTCCATCAGCGAGCCGCTACGCCGCTCTGACAGAACGGGGTCTGGACGTGAAGGCAGCCTTCTTCCCAGACTCCAGTCCTCTTCTTCCCGGCACCCTAGTGGAAAGTGACGACCTGTAG